Proteins encoded together in one Deinococcus aerius window:
- a CDS encoding peroxiredoxin: MSLLGQPAPDFTLPSSTGETVTLSSYRGHSHVVLVFYPLDFSPVCSMQLPEYSGRQDDFAEAGAVVLGVNRDSVYTHKAWAAEYGIEVPLLADLNLNVARQYGVAIDERGVTGRAVFLIDKAGVVRFEHVEAKTSDYTVRPEVVLAKLAEL, encoded by the coding sequence ATGAGCCTGCTCGGTCAGCCCGCGCCCGACTTCACGCTGCCCTCCTCGACCGGGGAGACGGTGACCCTCAGCAGCTACCGGGGGCACAGCCACGTGGTGCTGGTCTTCTACCCGCTCGACTTCAGCCCGGTCTGCTCCATGCAGCTTCCCGAGTATTCCGGGCGGCAGGACGACTTCGCCGAGGCCGGGGCCGTGGTCCTGGGCGTCAACCGCGACAGCGTGTACACCCACAAGGCCTGGGCCGCCGAGTACGGCATCGAGGTGCCCCTCCTCGCCGACCTGAACCTGAACGTGGCCCGGCAGTACGGGGTCGCCATCGACGAGCGCGGGGTGACCGGGCGGGCCGTCTTCCTGATCGACAAGGCGGGTGTGGTGCGCTTCGAGCATGTGGAGGCGAAGACGAGCGACTACACGGTGCGCCCGGAAGTGGTGCTGGCAAAGCTGGCGGAACTGTAA
- a CDS encoding acyl-ACP desaturase, producing MAEILPPNMLNERPRTPAGLLSNREKDRLIERGFLGLYRWYTARSQETRNWNPDRSFDWRNMNKDLPPEVITVLQGFFAVEQYAPDFTSQLIHVVRRSHGRSHFQLRWGSEEEKHADAWENAVLFSEQRSPEWIEEYKQRLRSQTWELPFPDAIHNLAYTVFQERATQLNYLNMMKIAQGRSEKPHLKGVTDPVLAKVAQTIAVDEAAHYNFFLEGLRMYLYYYPERTLDAIKNVIAQFSMPAAQLVPDWQEFYETVYRAGIYGPRDFSRDVMQVAFRNLGIESRKALEEGIRKTREVPDFDGGNFKTTAIFETFDYGQVEGDVRRLHVKIQDYEKEIGFDKLDPTEFVENPEVPKKAESGQAADD from the coding sequence ATGGCCGAGATTCTCCCCCCCAACATGCTGAACGAGCGCCCGCGCACGCCCGCCGGGCTGCTGAGCAACCGTGAAAAAGACCGCCTGATCGAGCGGGGCTTCCTGGGCCTGTACCGCTGGTACACGGCGCGCAGCCAGGAGACGCGCAACTGGAACCCCGACCGGTCCTTCGACTGGCGAAACATGAACAAGGACCTGCCGCCCGAGGTCATCACGGTGCTGCAGGGCTTTTTCGCGGTCGAGCAGTACGCGCCCGACTTCACCAGCCAGCTTATCCACGTGGTCCGGCGCTCGCATGGCCGCAGCCACTTCCAACTGCGCTGGGGCAGCGAGGAGGAAAAGCACGCCGACGCCTGGGAGAACGCCGTGCTGTTCAGCGAGCAGCGCAGCCCCGAGTGGATCGAGGAGTACAAGCAGCGGCTGCGGTCCCAGACCTGGGAACTGCCCTTTCCCGACGCAATCCACAACCTCGCGTACACCGTGTTTCAGGAGCGGGCCACCCAGCTCAACTACCTGAACATGATGAAGATCGCCCAGGGGAGGAGCGAGAAGCCGCACCTGAAGGGCGTGACCGACCCGGTCCTCGCCAAGGTCGCGCAGACCATCGCGGTGGACGAGGCGGCGCACTACAACTTCTTCCTCGAGGGCCTGCGGATGTACCTCTACTACTACCCCGAGCGCACGCTCGACGCGATCAAGAACGTGATTGCGCAGTTCTCCATGCCCGCCGCGCAGCTTGTGCCCGACTGGCAGGAGTTCTACGAGACGGTGTACCGTGCGGGCATCTACGGCCCCCGCGACTTCTCGCGCGACGTGATGCAGGTCGCCTTCCGCAACCTGGGCATCGAGAGCCGCAAGGCGCTGGAGGAGGGCATTCGCAAGACCCGCGAGGTGCCCGACTTCGACGGCGGCAACTTCAAGACGACCGCCATCTTCGAGACCTTCGACTACGGCCAGGTCGAGGGCGACGTGCGGAGGCTGCACGTCAAGATTCAGGACTACGAGAAGGAGATCGGCTTCGACAAGCTCGACCCCACCGAGTTCGTCGAGAACCCCGAGGTGCCGAAGAAGGCGGAGTCCGGGCAGGCGGCGGACGACTGA
- the chrA gene encoding chromate efflux transporter, translated as MPALEVFLVFLRLGLTSFGGPVAHLGYFRAEIVARRGWLGEAGYADVVALAQFLPGPASSQVGMTLGLLRAGWPGLLAAWTAFTLPSALLMFAFALGLTRLGDVAGAGWLAGLKVAAVAVVAQAVAGMWGSLVTDRTRAGLALGVAAALLLLPGAGAQMGALLVCALVGWRFLPAGTTGAGHLPRVPVSQRVGAGLLLACGLGLLLLPLLAPLGARWALADATFRAGALVFGGGHVVLPLLETGFVPRFLPHETFVAGYGAANAVPGPLFTFATYLGAAQGAVPAWQGALIATLGVFLPGALLMAGALPFWTALSARPAARSALAGVNAGVVGLLLAALYDPVFTSGIRGPREAALAFVAFGALTAGRVPAWAVVGACAVVGWVLS; from the coding sequence ATGCCCGCCCTCGAAGTCTTTCTCGTCTTCCTGCGCCTGGGCCTGACGAGTTTCGGCGGGCCGGTCGCGCATCTGGGCTACTTCCGCGCGGAGATCGTGGCGCGGCGCGGCTGGCTGGGCGAGGCGGGCTACGCGGACGTGGTGGCCCTCGCCCAGTTCCTGCCCGGCCCGGCGAGCAGTCAGGTCGGCATGACGCTGGGGCTGCTCCGGGCGGGGTGGCCGGGACTCTTAGCGGCCTGGACAGCCTTCACCCTGCCCAGCGCCCTCCTCATGTTCGCCTTCGCGCTGGGTCTGACCCGGTTAGGAGACGTGGCGGGGGCCGGGTGGCTCGCGGGACTCAAGGTCGCCGCCGTGGCGGTCGTGGCGCAGGCGGTGGCGGGGATGTGGGGCAGTCTGGTGACGGACCGGACTCGGGCGGGGCTGGCACTGGGGGTGGCGGCGGCCTTGCTGCTGCTGCCGGGGGCCGGGGCACAGATGGGGGCGCTGCTGGTCTGCGCGCTGGTCGGCTGGCGGTTTCTTCCTGCCGGAACAACTGGCGCGGGCCACCTGCCGCGCGTTCCTGTCTCCCAGCGGGTGGGAGCAGGGCTGCTGCTCGCCTGCGGGTTGGGTCTCCTGCTCCTCCCCCTCCTCGCGCCGCTGGGTGCCCGGTGGGCGCTCGCGGACGCCACCTTCCGGGCGGGGGCGCTCGTGTTCGGGGGTGGGCACGTGGTCCTGCCGCTGCTGGAGACGGGCTTCGTGCCCCGCTTCCTGCCGCACGAGACCTTTGTGGCGGGGTATGGGGCGGCGAACGCGGTGCCGGGGCCGCTCTTTACCTTCGCCACGTACCTGGGGGCGGCGCAGGGGGCGGTTCCCGCCTGGCAGGGTGCCCTGATCGCCACGCTCGGCGTCTTTCTCCCCGGCGCCCTGCTGATGGCCGGGGCGCTGCCCTTCTGGACGGCGCTCTCGGCCCGGCCCGCCGCACGCTCGGCACTGGCGGGGGTCAACGCGGGGGTGGTGGGGCTGCTCCTCGCTGCCCTGTATGACCCGGTCTTCACCTCCGGCATTCGCGGCCCGCGGGAGGCGGCGCTGGCGTTCGTGGCCTTCGGGGCGCTGACGGCGGGGCGAGTTCCGGCTTGGGCCGTCGTGGGGGCATGTGCGGTGGTGGGGTGGGTGCTGTCCTGA
- a CDS encoding YkgJ family cysteine cluster protein: MDPFAAPPDFPPRSPLVRECTACGACCSAPDIHALGKPLGVPCVHLGRDCLCAVYMTRPAVCRNYQPDWVCGEVAPLPSLEARVQRFLEIYGLEEEAYGT, translated from the coding sequence ATGGACCCCTTCGCCGCGCCCCCCGACTTCCCGCCCCGCTCCCCACTCGTGCGCGAGTGTACGGCGTGCGGGGCGTGCTGCTCGGCCCCCGATATTCACGCGCTGGGGAAGCCGCTGGGCGTGCCGTGCGTCCATCTGGGTAGAGACTGCCTGTGCGCCGTCTACATGACCCGGCCCGCCGTCTGCCGCAACTACCAGCCCGACTGGGTATGCGGGGAAGTGGCGCCCTTGCCCTCACTGGAGGCCCGGGTCCAGCGGTTCCTCGAGATTTACGGGTTGGAGGAGGAGGCTTACGGGACTTAG
- a CDS encoding pyridoxal phosphate-dependent aminotransferase, translating into MTSRPPVTNPAEPAGVRPAVRSVPAYPFTPIDAPIKLDQNESAYDFPADLKVVATGRMLARPWNRYPDLHADTLKERVAAFEGWDPAGVVLTPGSNVLIKLLTELAGIGQTVLTVSPTFSVYTLEARLLDARLVQVPLNPDFSLPVGALKAALRENRPGVLYVTQPHAPTGFVDAEAAVREVVEAAEGWVVVLDEAYHQFSGTDYRNLVRAGENRLSLRTFSKAWGLAGVRLGYALGSIALATQLQKLVPAFNVGTLAQAALEVALENPGYVAERAAEVVRERERVIAALADHPVWTVHPSRANFYLIRTPDAEAAYRHLLSRGIVVRRQDRLPMLEGCLRVAVGTPAENDALIAAAREFR; encoded by the coding sequence ATGACCTCCCGGCCTCCTGTGACGAATCCCGCCGAGCCCGCCGGGGTGCGCCCCGCCGTCCGCTCGGTGCCCGCGTACCCCTTCACGCCCATCGACGCCCCCATCAAGCTCGACCAGAACGAGAGCGCCTACGACTTCCCGGCGGACCTCAAGGTGGTGGCGACGGGGCGGATGCTGGCCCGTCCCTGGAACCGCTATCCCGACCTCCACGCCGACACTCTGAAGGAACGGGTCGCCGCCTTCGAGGGCTGGGACCCGGCGGGCGTGGTCCTCACGCCGGGCAGCAACGTCCTCATCAAGCTGCTCACCGAGCTGGCGGGGATCGGGCAGACCGTGCTGACGGTGAGCCCCACCTTCAGCGTGTACACCCTGGAGGCGCGGCTGCTGGACGCCCGGCTGGTGCAGGTGCCGCTGAACCCTGACTTCTCGCTGCCGGTGGGGGCACTCAAGGCCGCCCTGCGGGAGAACCGCCCCGGCGTGCTCTACGTGACCCAGCCCCATGCCCCGACCGGCTTCGTGGACGCGGAGGCTGCGGTGCGCGAGGTCGTGGAGGCCGCCGAAGGCTGGGTCGTCGTCCTCGACGAGGCGTACCACCAGTTCAGCGGCACCGATTACCGGAACCTTGTGCGGGCGGGGGAGAACCGCCTCAGCCTGCGGACCTTCAGCAAGGCGTGGGGGCTGGCGGGCGTGCGGCTGGGGTACGCGCTGGGCAGCATCGCCCTCGCCACCCAGCTTCAGAAGCTCGTTCCCGCCTTCAACGTCGGTACTCTTGCCCAGGCCGCGCTGGAGGTGGCGCTGGAAAACCCTGGGTACGTGGCCGAGCGCGCGGCAGAGGTCGTGCGCGAGCGGGAGCGGGTCATCGCCGCCCTCGCGGATCACCCCGTCTGGACGGTTCACCCCAGCCGGGCGAACTTCTACCTGATCCGCACGCCGGACGCGGAGGCCGCCTATCGCCACCTGCTGAGCCGCGGCATCGTGGTGCGCCGCCAAGACCGGCTCCCCATGTTGGAGGGTTGCCTGCGCGTCGCCGTGGGCACCCCCGCCGAGAACGATGCGCTGATCGCCGCGGCCCGCGAGTTCAGGTAG
- a CDS encoding TetR/AcrR family transcriptional regulator: MTDRPAPTPEMPPADSPARNRREQIHEVAGRLFSERGYHATSMRDLAGQLGMQGGSLYAHISGKEDLLVEIVQQAARQFDAALLPLRGEAMPADQKLREAMERHIRVVADNMESATVFFHEWKHLSPAAYAHVTSWRDTIDAFYRDLVAQGMGEGLFRPDLDVKMTANLILSAVNWTYTWYRPGGPLTPRDVAERYADMLLVGLRAPDPA, translated from the coding sequence ATGACGGACCGTCCTGCCCCCACCCCCGAGATGCCGCCCGCCGACTCCCCCGCCCGGAACCGGCGCGAGCAGATTCACGAGGTCGCGGGCCGCCTCTTCTCCGAGCGCGGCTACCACGCGACCAGCATGCGCGACCTGGCTGGGCAGCTCGGGATGCAGGGGGGCAGCTTGTACGCGCACATCAGCGGCAAGGAGGACCTGCTCGTCGAGATCGTGCAGCAGGCGGCGCGGCAGTTCGACGCGGCCCTCCTCCCGCTGCGGGGCGAGGCGATGCCCGCCGACCAAAAGCTGCGCGAGGCGATGGAGCGGCACATCCGGGTGGTGGCCGACAACATGGAGAGCGCGACCGTGTTCTTCCACGAGTGGAAGCACCTCTCGCCCGCCGCCTACGCCCACGTGACGAGCTGGCGCGACACCATCGACGCCTTCTACCGCGACCTCGTGGCCCAGGGGATGGGCGAGGGCCTGTTCCGCCCCGACCTGGACGTGAAGATGACCGCCAACCTGATCCTGTCCGCCGTGAACTGGACCTACACCTGGTATCGCCCGGGCGGCCCCCTCACCCCGCGCGACGTGGCCGAACGGTACGCCGACATGTTGCTGGTTGGCCTGCGGGCACCGGACCCGGCATGA
- a CDS encoding SRPBCC family protein, with protein sequence MVVQASKAATVTLPGDKQILMTREFAAPRHLVYRAFTTPDLVKRWWGADLGEVTVAEIDLRVGGAWRYVMVPNGGPEVGFHGEYREIVPNERIVSTEVYEGMPDGEALNTVTFTEENGRTTLTILVQHRSQADRDAHLNSGMEAGMQRALDLLEQVAVSLG encoded by the coding sequence ATGGTGGTACAGGCGAGCAAGGCCGCGACCGTGACGCTCCCCGGCGATAAGCAGATCCTGATGACCCGCGAGTTCGCTGCGCCCAGGCACCTCGTCTACCGCGCCTTTACCACCCCCGACCTCGTCAAACGTTGGTGGGGCGCCGACCTGGGTGAGGTGACGGTGGCCGAGATCGACCTGCGGGTGGGCGGCGCCTGGCGCTACGTGATGGTGCCGAACGGCGGCCCCGAGGTCGGCTTCCACGGTGAATACCGCGAGATCGTGCCCAACGAGCGGATCGTCTCCACGGAGGTCTACGAGGGCATGCCGGACGGGGAGGCGCTGAACACCGTCACTTTTACCGAGGAGAACGGCCGGACGACCCTCACCATCCTGGTGCAGCACCGGAGCCAGGCGGACCGCGACGCCCACCTGAACTCGGGGATGGAGGCGGGGATGCAGCGGGCGCTGGACCTGCTGGAGCAGGTGGCCGTCTCGCTGGGCTGA
- a CDS encoding ArsR/SmtB family transcription factor gives MARAATTTDAFNAVAEPRRREILDLLATGERSVNDLVRLLGLAQPQVSKHLRVLREVGAVGVRDDGRQRLYRLNGQALRPIHDWVSQYERTWSARFERLDSVLEELQQEERDGGTGEQGRDRDAPRR, from the coding sequence ATGGCACGGGCGGCGACGACCACGGATGCGTTCAATGCGGTGGCGGAGCCCCGGCGGCGGGAGATTCTGGATCTCCTCGCCACGGGGGAGCGCAGCGTGAACGATCTGGTGCGGCTGCTCGGTCTGGCGCAGCCCCAGGTGTCCAAGCACCTGCGGGTGCTGCGCGAAGTCGGCGCGGTGGGCGTGCGGGACGACGGACGGCAGCGGCTCTACCGCCTCAACGGCCAGGCGCTCAGGCCCATCCACGACTGGGTGAGCCAGTACGAGCGAACGTGGTCCGCGCGGTTTGAGCGGCTGGACAGCGTGCTGGAAGAACTCCAGCAGGAGGAACGAGATGGTGGTACAGGCGAGCAAGGCCGCGACCGTGACGCTCCCCGGCGATAA
- a CDS encoding TetR/AcrR family transcriptional regulator, with translation MGDKRRLKRNERRSLILQSATDLFAASGYYGVSLDQIAARAGVSKPVLYDHFSSKENLFAEVMTVIRAELLEVGQQALVAEGDVEERLRAALRAFFTYVGSHPQAMRVLLVTPRGEPALEVLAASIQEEVTTALLALLLPLLPQAPGAAEMRRLRLQMEFVKQGIHGLAEWWPSQPGMSGEELTEAVLRVIWPGLIGALKSSGAA, from the coding sequence GTGGGTGACAAGCGCAGATTGAAGCGGAACGAGCGCCGTTCCCTGATCCTCCAGAGCGCCACCGACCTCTTCGCCGCGTCCGGTTACTACGGCGTGAGCCTGGACCAGATCGCGGCGCGGGCGGGCGTCTCGAAACCCGTGCTGTACGATCACTTTTCTTCCAAGGAGAACCTCTTCGCGGAGGTGATGACGGTGATTCGGGCCGAGCTGCTGGAGGTGGGGCAGCAGGCCCTGGTCGCGGAAGGCGATGTGGAGGAGCGGCTGCGCGCGGCCCTGCGGGCCTTTTTCACCTATGTCGGGAGCCACCCGCAGGCGATGCGGGTCCTGCTGGTGACGCCGCGCGGGGAGCCCGCCCTGGAGGTCCTGGCCGCCTCCATTCAGGAGGAGGTGACGACTGCCCTGCTGGCCCTGCTCCTTCCCCTGCTGCCGCAGGCGCCCGGCGCGGCGGAGATGCGGCGGCTGCGCCTCCAGATGGAGTTCGTCAAGCAGGGCATCCACGGGCTGGCCGAGTGGTGGCCCTCGCAACCCGGGATGAGTGGGGAGGAACTCACCGAGGCCGTTCTGCGCGTGATCTGGCCGGGCCTGATCGGGGCGCTGAAGTCCTCCGGGGCCGCGTGA
- a CDS encoding DoxX family protein, with protein MVVSALQIVLALVMLLSGLAKSRMSKARLLQTGQSGMTDLELPTIRFIGISELLGALGLTLPWWTGIAPWLTPLAALGFAVIMVLAFGVHTGLMRRAPSPEVARREAWNRVTNVVLLIASLTVVVVRGGELLGQ; from the coding sequence GTGGTTGTATCAGCGCTTCAGATCGTCTTGGCGTTGGTGATGCTGCTCTCCGGTCTGGCGAAGAGCCGGATGTCCAAGGCCCGCCTCCTTCAGACCGGGCAGTCCGGCATGACCGACCTGGAATTGCCCACCATTCGCTTCATCGGCATCAGCGAGCTGCTGGGCGCCCTGGGCCTCACCCTGCCGTGGTGGACGGGGATCGCGCCGTGGCTCACGCCGCTCGCCGCGCTGGGCTTCGCGGTCATCATGGTCCTGGCCTTCGGCGTCCACACCGGGTTGATGCGCCGCGCCCCCAGCCCGGAGGTCGCCCGGCGGGAGGCGTGGAACCGGGTCACGAACGTCGTGCTGCTGATCGCCTCGTTGACTGTGGTGGTCGTGCGGGGTGGGGAATTGCTGGGGCAGTAA
- a CDS encoding acyl-CoA dehydrogenase C-terminal domain-containing protein → MPQYKAPLRDIKFLMHELLQAPQMLAGLPFYAENETADPDLIAQVLEEGARFVETELVPLNRVGDEEGCVRHEDGSVTTPTGFKAAYKKYREAGWTALDADPTYGGQGLPHLVSNVMVEMINSANVAWSMYPGLSHGAYSALHAVGSEELKNLYLPKLVSGEWTGTMCLTEPHAGTDLGIIRTKATDNGDGSYSITGTKIFISAGEHDLAENILHLVLARLEGSPQGTKGISLFLVPKFLPNADGTPGERNGVMCGSIEHKMGIHGNATAVLNFDGARGFLVGEINKGMNHMFIMMNAARLGTGLQGLALGEVAYQNALAYAKDRVQMRHEPRVKPQDVADPIIVHPDVRRMLLTGKAYTEAGRALAMWLALSIDIEHHHPDEAKRKEAADLVALLTPVAKAFMTDNGFNVAVQSQQVFGGHGYIREWGMEQFVRDARIAQIYEGTNGIQSLDLLGRKVLMDGGKKLQKLAGMLQEFVEENAEDENLAPYLDALGKAANQLGTLTMVIGQKAMQGPEGADEVNAAAVDYLRYFGHVVYGYLWARMAKIAQEKVDAGQDVSGFYLAKVQTARFYFTKLFPETKTLAATIKAGNEPLAVDDRAVFGFEPALVGA, encoded by the coding sequence ATGCCCCAGTACAAAGCCCCCCTGCGCGACATCAAGTTCCTGATGCACGAGTTGCTCCAGGCCCCCCAGATGCTCGCCGGGCTGCCCTTCTACGCCGAGAACGAGACCGCTGACCCCGACCTCATCGCCCAGGTGCTCGAGGAGGGCGCCCGCTTCGTCGAGACCGAACTCGTGCCCCTCAACCGCGTGGGCGACGAGGAGGGCTGCGTTCGGCACGAGGACGGCAGTGTCACCACCCCCACCGGCTTCAAGGCCGCGTACAAGAAGTACCGCGAGGCGGGCTGGACGGCCCTCGATGCCGACCCCACCTACGGCGGCCAGGGCCTGCCGCACCTCGTCTCCAACGTGATGGTCGAGATGATCAACTCGGCGAACGTCGCGTGGTCCATGTACCCCGGCCTCTCGCACGGGGCGTACTCGGCCCTGCACGCCGTTGGCAGCGAGGAATTGAAGAACCTCTACCTGCCCAAGCTCGTCTCGGGCGAGTGGACCGGCACGATGTGCCTCACCGAGCCGCACGCGGGCACCGACCTGGGCATCATCCGCACCAAGGCGACCGACAACGGCGACGGCTCCTACAGCATCACGGGCACCAAGATCTTCATCAGCGCGGGCGAACACGACCTGGCCGAGAACATCCTGCACCTCGTCCTGGCGCGGCTGGAGGGCAGCCCGCAGGGCACGAAGGGCATCTCGCTCTTCCTGGTGCCCAAGTTCCTGCCGAACGCGGACGGCACGCCCGGCGAGCGCAACGGCGTCATGTGCGGCTCCATCGAGCACAAGATGGGCATTCACGGCAACGCGACCGCTGTGCTGAACTTCGACGGCGCGAGGGGCTTCCTCGTCGGCGAGATCAACAAGGGCATGAACCACATGTTCATCATGATGAACGCCGCCCGGTTGGGCACCGGCCTCCAGGGCCTCGCGCTCGGTGAGGTCGCGTACCAGAACGCCCTCGCCTACGCCAAGGACCGCGTGCAGATGCGCCACGAGCCCCGCGTGAAGCCGCAGGACGTGGCCGACCCCATCATCGTTCACCCCGACGTGCGCCGCATGCTGCTGACGGGCAAGGCGTACACCGAGGCGGGCCGGGCGCTGGCGATGTGGCTCGCGCTGAGCATCGACATCGAGCACCACCACCCCGACGAGGCCAAGCGCAAGGAGGCCGCCGACCTCGTGGCGCTCCTCACGCCGGTCGCCAAGGCCTTCATGACCGACAACGGCTTCAATGTCGCCGTCCAGAGCCAGCAGGTCTTCGGCGGGCACGGCTACATCCGCGAGTGGGGCATGGAGCAGTTCGTCCGCGACGCCCGCATCGCCCAGATCTACGAGGGCACGAACGGCATCCAGTCGCTCGACCTGCTGGGCCGCAAGGTCCTGATGGACGGCGGCAAGAAGCTCCAGAAGCTCGCTGGAATGCTCCAGGAGTTCGTCGAGGAGAACGCCGAGGACGAGAACCTGGCGCCGTACCTCGACGCGCTGGGCAAGGCCGCGAACCAGCTCGGCACGCTGACGATGGTGATCGGCCAGAAGGCGATGCAGGGGCCGGAAGGCGCCGACGAGGTGAACGCCGCCGCCGTGGACTACCTGCGCTACTTCGGCCATGTGGTGTACGGCTACCTGTGGGCGCGCATGGCGAAGATCGCCCAGGAAAAGGTGGACGCCGGGCAGGACGTGAGCGGCTTCTACCTCGCCAAGGTGCAGACCGCCCGCTTCTACTTCACCAAGCTCTTCCCCGAGACGAAGACCCTCGCCGCGACCATCAAGGCCGGAAACGAGCCCCTCGCCGTGGACGACCGCGCGGTGTTCGGCTTCGAGCCTGCGCTCGTCGGGGCGTAA
- a CDS encoding Crp/Fnr family transcriptional regulator, protein MNYPSLVWHLKRTELFADLELTELERVAASTPYRSYGPGEVIYRMDDPADALYFVRSGLVKISKLFPNGKEAILGVIGQHDTFGELLLQPEERRPTQAEALERTTLIVLPRHELQKLLDTKPALAMKLIRLMAARLFEAQSWTAAVSAYSAPERVASLLYRLANEFGRPHAQGVELALKLNQEDIARMVGATRETVSHSLGKLKQEGAIVRARTPMILNPKGLRRFLEEEE, encoded by the coding sequence ATGAACTACCCAAGCCTGGTCTGGCACCTCAAGCGTACCGAGTTGTTCGCGGACCTTGAGCTGACCGAACTGGAACGTGTGGCCGCGTCCACCCCCTACCGTTCCTATGGGCCGGGAGAAGTCATCTACCGCATGGACGACCCGGCGGACGCCCTCTACTTCGTGCGCAGCGGGCTGGTCAAGATCAGCAAGCTCTTTCCCAACGGCAAGGAAGCCATTCTCGGGGTGATCGGCCAGCACGACACCTTCGGCGAACTGCTGCTGCAACCCGAGGAGCGCCGCCCCACCCAGGCCGAGGCGCTGGAGCGCACCACCCTGATCGTGCTCCCGCGCCACGAGCTGCAAAAGCTGCTGGACACCAAGCCCGCCCTCGCCATGAAGCTGATCCGCCTGATGGCCGCGCGGCTGTTCGAGGCGCAATCGTGGACGGCGGCGGTGAGTGCCTACTCCGCTCCCGAGCGGGTCGCTAGCCTGCTCTACCGCCTCGCCAACGAGTTCGGGCGGCCCCACGCGCAGGGGGTGGAACTGGCCCTCAAGCTCAACCAGGAGGACATCGCCCGGATGGTGGGCGCCACCCGCGAGACGGTGAGCCACTCGCTCGGGAAGCTGAAGCAGGAGGGAGCCATCGTGCGCGCGCGCACCCCGATGATCCTCAACCCCAAGGGGCTGCGCCGCTTCCTGGAGGAGGAAGAGTAG
- a CDS encoding DNA-3-methyladenine glycosylase family protein, whose product MFPTPPLTDHAGALAWLSRDPTLAEVLARVGPLPVLAPTPDPFGTLVRSVGGQQLSVRAAASIHARLEAALGGITPENLLRVTPDELRATGLSWAKVRTVRALADAALDGRVDFAHLAALPDEAVIAALIPLPGIGRWTVEMFLIFGLSRPDVFSFGDLVLRQEVARLYPEASPEEAQAAVRAWSPYRTLAARYLWAEVARRRLAAKMGKDDPAPVLAGTDPL is encoded by the coding sequence GTGTTCCCCACCCCTCCCCTGACCGACCATGCCGGGGCGCTCGCCTGGCTCTCCCGCGACCCCACACTTGCCGAGGTGCTGGCGCGCGTCGGCCCGCTGCCCGTACTCGCCCCCACACCGGACCCCTTCGGCACCCTGGTGCGGAGTGTGGGCGGCCAGCAGCTCTCCGTCCGGGCGGCGGCCAGTATCCACGCCCGGCTGGAGGCGGCGCTGGGCGGCATCACCCCCGAGAATCTGCTGCGAGTCACGCCGGACGAGCTGCGCGCCACGGGCCTCTCCTGGGCCAAGGTCCGCACCGTGCGGGCGCTGGCGGACGCGGCGTTAGATGGCCGGGTGGACTTCGCCCACCTCGCGGCCCTGCCCGACGAGGCGGTGATTGCGGCCCTCATCCCCCTGCCGGGGATCGGGCGCTGGACGGTCGAGATGTTCCTGATCTTCGGCCTCTCCCGCCCCGACGTGTTCAGCTTCGGCGACCTCGTGCTGCGGCAGGAGGTGGCGCGGCTGTATCCAGAAGCATCACCTGAGGAGGCGCAGGCCGCCGTCCGGGCCTGGTCCCCCTACCGAACGCTCGCCGCGCGTTACCTCTGGGCGGAGGTCGCGCGGCGGCGGCTGGCGGCGAAGATGGGAAAGGACGACCCGGCCCCCGTGCTGGCCGGGACAGACCCGCTGTAG
- a CDS encoding YbaY family lipoprotein, with amino-acid sequence MKRFLAVLLAALLAAPALAQIRITRPAPPPAPATPATAPDLSDVPAGWRVVSGRIQAPREVRLPAGSTVTISLEDVTLADAPSTTLLRVSFPVSRLSTPYQIQFNPVRLNPRRTYAVRTQVRGPDGRLLYTSDTRQELPGGRNAVLNLRVVPVR; translated from the coding sequence ATGAAGCGTTTCCTTGCCGTGCTGCTGGCCGCCCTCCTCGCCGCGCCCGCGTTGGCGCAGATTCGCATCACCCGGCCCGCCCCGCCCCCCGCTCCGGCGACCCCGGCCACCGCGCCCGACCTCTCGGACGTGCCCGCGGGGTGGCGCGTGGTGAGTGGCCGCATCCAGGCCCCCCGTGAGGTTCGCCTGCCCGCCGGAAGCACCGTCACGATCAGCCTGGAGGACGTGACCCTGGCAGACGCCCCGAGTACCACCCTGCTGCGGGTGAGCTTCCCCGTGAGCCGCCTCTCGACGCCGTACCAGATTCAGTTCAATCCGGTGCGCCTGAATCCCCGCCGCACGTACGCCGTGCGGACCCAGGTTCGCGGGCCGGACGGCCGCCTGCTGTACACGAGCGACACCCGCCAGGAACTCCCGGGCGGGCGCAACGCGGTGCTGAACCTGCGGGTGGTGCCCGTCCGCTGA